In Dysidea avara chromosome 3, odDysAvar1.4, whole genome shotgun sequence, a single window of DNA contains:
- the LOC136249854 gene encoding large ribosomal subunit protein uL30-like, which produces MADQPAEKLPTVPETLLKKRKRQQAIRDAQVKARTALYKKRKESRRVIFKRAEQYVKEYRQKESDEIRLKRTAKKHGNFYVPDEPKLAFVIRIKGINGVSPKVRKVLQLLRLRQINNAVFVKLNKASINMLRIVEPYIAWGYPNLKSVRELVYKRGFGKVNHQRIALSDNAIIEKSLGDKGIICMEDLIHEIYTVGEHFKEANNFLWPFKLSNARGGYRKKTNHFVEGGDHGNREDYINGLIRQMN; this is translated from the exons ATGGCAGACCAACC AGCAGAGAAGCTTCCCACGGTTCCCGAAACGCTTCTTAAGAAACGGAAGAGGCAACAGGCTATTCGAGATGCTCAAGTGAAGGCCAGAACGGCATTGTATAAG AAAAGGAAAGAATCTCGAAGAGTGATCTTCAAGCGTGCAGAGCAGTATGTCAAGGAATACCGCCAGAAGGAATCAGACGAAATAAGATTAAAGAGAACTGCCAAGAAACATGGGAACTTCTATGTGCCTGATGAACCCAAGCTAGCCTTTGTGATCAGAATTAAAGG TATAAATGGTGTGAGTCCGAAGGTGCGCAAGGTGCTTCAGCTATTACGTCTACGCCAGATCAACAATGCTGTGTTTGTGAAGCTCAACAAAGCATCTATAAACATGCTGCGTATTGTTGAACCCTACATTGCTTGGGG TTATCCTAACCTAAAGAGTGTACGAGAACTTGTTTACAAGCGTGGGTTTGGAAAAGTTAACCACCAACGGATTGCTCTATCAGATAATGCCATCATTGAAAAGAGCCTTGGTGATAAGGGCATCATTTGCATGGAGGATTTGATCCACGAAATCTACACTGTTGGAGAACACTTTAAGGAGGCAAATAATTTCCTCTGGCCGTTCAAACTAAGTAATGCTCGTGGTGGATATAGGAagaaaacaaatcactttgttgaagGTGGTGATCATGGCAATCGAGAGGATTACATCAATGGCTTGATCAGACAAATGAACTAG
- the LOC136249852 gene encoding gamma-2-syntrophin-like isoform X2, whose protein sequence is MPFHNKVGLLFLEAKEEIQAALNDDVLQILKRNVQLGLGEDVEIEQERRVLLQKGQDEIVGVHVAGGVDVKSPVNVCRIVKGSPADNSKMIFENDLILSVNGKSLQGKTHQEAAGMIHDGGKYITLHLAKRKIKDRDEPDDGDSGKDDGNDDGDDKNIKPLNMENHTEWVVHDEIPLTTASITKYKAGTNEQRQNAFEVVSADGQSVVLYFDGSEEDRQEWYDSIYNNISLLNQQEVEAQNSRMIECEEKIIHMGFVQEQLSANPQWSNWKRKFLVLRRSHIEMFSTVPLTVSEWMRPERSYALTEISTELLQAAQTVRPECVKLIAGIGDSHIISFERHDDIVTWTNSIQCATALTAKQQQSARFQASWKGQNVNFIVDYDHGLLIQRPNDNVIVWHKTFQKLRNTSDDGNKKLTMEFADAGMPTQEVVELEDLNIAICTIQAFLAAKVADIDMAFIVQTGLISK, encoded by the exons ATGCCATTCCAC AATAAAGTTGGACTACTATTCTTGGAAGCCAAAGAGGAGATACAAGCAGCGCTGAATGACGATGTCTTGCAAATTCTCAAGAGGAATGTACAACTGGGACTTGGGGAAGATGTTGAGATAGAACAG GAAAGAAGAGTCCTGTTGCAAAAAGGACAAGATGAAATTGTTGGAGTCCATGTGGCA GGTGGTGTAGACGTGAAGAGTCCAGTGAATGTTTGCAGGATAGTGAAAGGATCTCCTG CTGACAATTCCAAAATGATCTTTGAAAATGATTTAATTTTATCTGTGAATGGAAAATCACTTCAAGGCAAGACACATCAAGAAGCG GCTGGTATGATTCACGATGGAGGGAAATACATCACATTACATTTGGCAAAAAGAAAGATAA AAGATCGTGATGAGCCAGATGATGGTGACAGTGGTAAAGATGATGGCAATGATGATGGCGATGATAAAAAT ATTAAACCACTTAATATGGAGAACCATACAGAGTGGGTTGTCCATGATGAAATTCCACTAACAACAGCATCAATAACTAAGTATAAAGCAGGAACTAATGAGCAAAG GCAAAATGCTTTTGAAGTTGTTAGTGCGGATGGACAAAGTGTTGTGCTATATTTTGATGGGTCAGAAGAAGACAGGCAAGAGTGGTATGATTCCATTTACAATAATATTTCACTACTAAACCAACAAGAG GTGGAAGCTCAAAACAGTCGTATGATTGAATGTGAAGAAAag ATAATTCACATGGGGTTTGTACAAGAGCAACTATCAGCTAATCCTCAGTGGAGCAATTGGAAAAGGAAATTCCTTGTACTTAGACGATCTCATATcgaaatgttttcaacagtaCCG CTCACAGTCAGTGAATGGATGAGACCAGAGAGGTCATATGCACTCACTGAGATATCAACTGAATTACTACAG GCTGCACAGACTGTACGACCTGAGTGTGTTAAGCTGATAGCAGGGATTGGTGATTCTCATATTATTTCATTTG AACGTCATGATGATATTGTAACATGGACTAACAGCATCCAATGTGCAACTGCTTTAACTGCAAAGCAACAACAG AGTGCAAGGTTTCAAGCATCATGGAAAGGGCAAAATGTCAATTTCATTGTTGACTATGATCATGGGTTGTTGATCCAAAGACCAAATGACAAT GTCATTGTTTGGCACAAAACCTTTCAAAAACTGAGAAACACCAGTGATGATGGTAACAAGAAATTGACAATGGAGTTTGCTGATGCAGGGATGCCAACACAAGAG GTTGTTGAACTGGAGGATCTTAACATAGCAATATGTACAATACAGGCATTCTTAGCTGCTAAAGTGGCAGATATTGATATGGCTTTCATAGTGCAAACTGGTCTTATCTCTAAATAA
- the LOC136249852 gene encoding gamma-2-syntrophin-like isoform X1, with amino-acid sequence MPFHNKVGLLFLEAKEEIQAALNDDVLQILKRNVQLGLGEDVEIEQERRVLLQKGQDEIVGVHVAGGVDVKSPVNVCRIVKGSPADNSKMIFENDLILSVNGKSLQGKTHQEAAGMIHDGGKYITLHLAKRKIKDRDEPDDGDSGKDDGNDDGDDKNSVEIKPLNMENHTEWVVHDEIPLTTASITKYKAGTNEQRQNAFEVVSADGQSVVLYFDGSEEDRQEWYDSIYNNISLLNQQEVEAQNSRMIECEEKIIHMGFVQEQLSANPQWSNWKRKFLVLRRSHIEMFSTVPLTVSEWMRPERSYALTEISTELLQAAQTVRPECVKLIAGIGDSHIISFERHDDIVTWTNSIQCATALTAKQQQSARFQASWKGQNVNFIVDYDHGLLIQRPNDNVIVWHKTFQKLRNTSDDGNKKLTMEFADAGMPTQEVVELEDLNIAICTIQAFLAAKVADIDMAFIVQTGLISK; translated from the exons ATGCCATTCCAC AATAAAGTTGGACTACTATTCTTGGAAGCCAAAGAGGAGATACAAGCAGCGCTGAATGACGATGTCTTGCAAATTCTCAAGAGGAATGTACAACTGGGACTTGGGGAAGATGTTGAGATAGAACAG GAAAGAAGAGTCCTGTTGCAAAAAGGACAAGATGAAATTGTTGGAGTCCATGTGGCA GGTGGTGTAGACGTGAAGAGTCCAGTGAATGTTTGCAGGATAGTGAAAGGATCTCCTG CTGACAATTCCAAAATGATCTTTGAAAATGATTTAATTTTATCTGTGAATGGAAAATCACTTCAAGGCAAGACACATCAAGAAGCG GCTGGTATGATTCACGATGGAGGGAAATACATCACATTACATTTGGCAAAAAGAAAGATAA AAGATCGTGATGAGCCAGATGATGGTGACAGTGGTAAAGATGATGGCAATGATGATGGCGATGATAAAAAT AGTGTAGAGATTAAACCACTTAATATGGAGAACCATACAGAGTGGGTTGTCCATGATGAAATTCCACTAACAACAGCATCAATAACTAAGTATAAAGCAGGAACTAATGAGCAAAG GCAAAATGCTTTTGAAGTTGTTAGTGCGGATGGACAAAGTGTTGTGCTATATTTTGATGGGTCAGAAGAAGACAGGCAAGAGTGGTATGATTCCATTTACAATAATATTTCACTACTAAACCAACAAGAG GTGGAAGCTCAAAACAGTCGTATGATTGAATGTGAAGAAAag ATAATTCACATGGGGTTTGTACAAGAGCAACTATCAGCTAATCCTCAGTGGAGCAATTGGAAAAGGAAATTCCTTGTACTTAGACGATCTCATATcgaaatgttttcaacagtaCCG CTCACAGTCAGTGAATGGATGAGACCAGAGAGGTCATATGCACTCACTGAGATATCAACTGAATTACTACAG GCTGCACAGACTGTACGACCTGAGTGTGTTAAGCTGATAGCAGGGATTGGTGATTCTCATATTATTTCATTTG AACGTCATGATGATATTGTAACATGGACTAACAGCATCCAATGTGCAACTGCTTTAACTGCAAAGCAACAACAG AGTGCAAGGTTTCAAGCATCATGGAAAGGGCAAAATGTCAATTTCATTGTTGACTATGATCATGGGTTGTTGATCCAAAGACCAAATGACAAT GTCATTGTTTGGCACAAAACCTTTCAAAAACTGAGAAACACCAGTGATGATGGTAACAAGAAATTGACAATGGAGTTTGCTGATGCAGGGATGCCAACACAAGAG GTTGTTGAACTGGAGGATCTTAACATAGCAATATGTACAATACAGGCATTCTTAGCTGCTAAAGTGGCAGATATTGATATGGCTTTCATAGTGCAAACTGGTCTTATCTCTAAATAA
- the LOC136249853 gene encoding speract receptor-like: MGAGSSVSSRSKHGPSSTAMKWQLERTRDTVLEKEKEFALEQNHFEQTADAKIKELKAKNDELTERLMVAEKELSITSENLEKEKNRSLALMFSELPLSLLSGQSSSLSGDNASFSQIISSVAIACCDVVGFSSLVSDLPPHEVINLVDHIHAIIDDAFSNKSVFLMERSSDSCTAVCGITRTEDRNDKTVTQSRQMSGRYDTKTPISLTDSCYETGDEAFDGHEIYHHGKLNSSDLHRAAVTPKKTANISKNAAILAVGALQLMSMSTQVTIPSKPDYRLQMRVALHAGDCLGGIVGLQTAEGSRQVPKYKLFGPTMKEAQNLCASGLALQIRVSKACRDLLQQHGGFHFERCPDLVSWQKKTLTESYWLLAMDGLPLKMPVLDDALSLSVYDNL, encoded by the coding sequence ATGGGAGCAGGTTCCAGCGTATCATCACGGTCGAAGCACGGCCCCTCCTCTACTGCAATGAAGTGGcaacttgaaaggacaagagaTACTGTACTAGAGAAAGAAAAAGAGTTTGCACTAGAACAGAACCACTTTGAACAAACTGCAGATGCCAAGATCAAAGAGCTTAAAGCTAAAAACGATGAGCTAACTGAAAGACTAATGGTGGCAGAGAAAGAGCTCTCAATTACAAGTGAGAATTTAGAAAAGGAGAAAAACCGATCACTTGCTTTGATGTTCAGTGAACTGCCGTTGTCATTGCTTAGTGGACAATCATCCAGTTTATCTGGGGACAATGCATCATTCAGCCAGATCATTTCATCAGTGGCAATTGCTTGTTGTGATGTAGTGGGCTTCTCATCTCTTGTCTCTGATCTACCGCCGCACGAAGTCATCAATTTAGTGGATCATATTCATGCCATCATAGATGACGCTTTCTCAAACAAGTCTGTTTTCTTAATGGAGAGATCTTCTGATAGCTGCACAGCTGTTTGTGGCATCACCAGAACCGAGGATAGAAATGATAAAACAGTAACTCAGAGTAGGCAGATGTCTGGAAGATACGATACAAAAACTCCGATATCACTAACCGATAGTTGTTACGAAACTGGTGACGAAGCATTTGACGGTCATGAAATATATCATCATGGAAAACTTAACTCTTCTGATCTTCATAGAGCTGCAGTTACTCCCAAGAAAACAGcaaatatttctaaaaatgCTGCAATACTAGCAGTAGGTGCTCTGCAGTTGATGAGCATGTCAACACAAGTTACAATACCCAGTAAACCAGATTATCGTCTTCAGATGCGTGTTGCTCTGCATGCTGGTGATTGTTTGGGGGGAATTGTTGGTCTGCAAACAGCTGAAGGCTCTAGACAAGTTCCCAAGTATAAGTTGTTTGGTCCAACAATGAAAGAAGCTCAAAACTTATGTGCATCAGGTTTAGCATTGCAAATCAGAGTGAGTAAAGCATGCAGAGATCTTCTACAACAACATGGAGGATTTCACTTTGAGCGGTGCCCAGATCTAGTTTCATGGCAGAAAAAGACATTGACAGAATCCTACTGGTTATTAGCTATGGATGGATTGCCTTTGAAGATGCCAGTTTTGGATGATGCACTTTCGCTATCAGTATATGACAACTTGTAG